A genomic segment from Prosthecobacter fusiformis encodes:
- a CDS encoding class I SAM-dependent DNA methyltransferase, translated as MNAVEIEEAISKLAEEAFDAEGFPYAFLEAFGNKATTIQRLKSGSTNQSDLPGGVLQRSNIHIQVCKEGEVPAALAELRESSATAKHKAKFILATDGKTFEAENLGDGGTVVCDYPDFHNHFGFFLPLAGITTVKQISENAFDIKATGRLNRLYIELLKDNPDWATEARREDLNHFMARLIFCFFAEDTDIFHNVGLFTATIEQMSARDSSNTHEVISEMFRAMNTPVRHEGTLDNRYREAAGIRPWANGFPYVNGGLFSESVEVPRFSKIARSYLLHVGGLDWTKINPDIFGSMIQAVADDEERGALGMHYTSVPNILKVLNPLFLDDLRARLQEAGDNARKLLNLRQRMARIRVFDPACGSGNFLVIAYKEMRKIEAEINMRRGEADIRSVIPLTNFRGIEIRHFSCEIARLALIIAEYQCNVLYRGQQLALAEFLPLEAANWITCGNALRIDWLSVCPPTEKGVKNRSEDLIETLLNQAEIDFENEGGETYICGNPPYLGSTWQTDGQKSELKAIFAARTKNWKSLDYVAGWFIKAADYGTHTRSSAAFVSTNSICQGAQVPILWPLIFASGHQISFAHTSFKWANLASHNAGVTVTIVAISNHPNKWRRLFSVADDDSTIEKQIEFINAYLVPGQDVIVSPLSKPADERGLMEWGNKPTDGGNLFLTPDERDAVVSESPKATRFIKRFLGAQEFIRGEQRYCLWIEDAERAEAEAIPELKRRITEVAKMRAESKAAETRPAAAFPHRFRQIQSIAGIYSLVVARVSSENREYLPIGLEDNLTIIGDRNFALYDAPLWNMALIASRLHWVWIGTVCVRLEMRFSYSNTLGWNTFPVPTLTEQNKADLTRCAEDILLAREAHFPATIADLYDPETMPADLRAAHERNDETLERIYIGRRFKNDTERLEKLFELYTQMTAAEKKAPQKAETRRKRHEAKN; from the coding sequence ATGAACGCCGTTGAAATTGAAGAAGCCATTTCAAAGCTGGCCGAAGAAGCGTTCGATGCGGAGGGTTTCCCATATGCTTTTCTTGAGGCTTTTGGCAACAAGGCCACCACGATTCAGCGGCTGAAAAGCGGGAGCACGAACCAGTCGGATCTTCCTGGCGGGGTGCTTCAGCGCAGCAATATCCATATCCAGGTCTGCAAGGAGGGAGAAGTGCCTGCTGCCCTGGCGGAATTGCGGGAAAGTTCGGCTACGGCCAAGCACAAGGCGAAGTTCATTCTGGCCACGGATGGGAAGACATTCGAGGCGGAAAACCTGGGGGATGGTGGCACGGTGGTGTGTGATTACCCGGATTTTCACAACCACTTTGGATTTTTCCTGCCTCTGGCGGGCATCACCACGGTTAAGCAAATCAGTGAAAACGCCTTCGACATCAAGGCCACCGGGCGTCTGAACCGTCTCTACATTGAGTTGCTGAAGGACAACCCCGACTGGGCCACCGAAGCCCGGCGGGAAGACCTGAACCACTTCATGGCCCGGCTGATCTTCTGCTTCTTTGCCGAGGATACGGACATCTTCCACAATGTGGGCCTGTTCACCGCGACCATTGAGCAGATGAGCGCGCGGGATTCATCGAATACCCATGAAGTCATTTCAGAGATGTTCCGGGCCATGAACACCCCGGTGCGTCATGAGGGGACGCTGGATAACCGTTATCGTGAGGCTGCAGGTATCCGCCCTTGGGCGAACGGATTCCCGTATGTGAATGGCGGGCTGTTTTCGGAAAGTGTCGAAGTGCCGCGTTTCAGCAAGATTGCCCGTTCCTATCTCCTGCATGTGGGCGGGCTGGACTGGACCAAGATCAATCCGGACATCTTCGGCTCCATGATCCAGGCGGTGGCAGATGATGAAGAACGTGGTGCCCTGGGCATGCACTACACCAGTGTGCCCAACATCCTCAAAGTGCTGAACCCGCTGTTTCTGGATGACCTCCGTGCCAGGCTGCAGGAGGCCGGAGACAATGCCCGCAAACTGCTGAATCTGCGTCAGCGCATGGCCCGCATCCGCGTTTTTGATCCGGCTTGTGGTTCGGGTAATTTTCTCGTCATCGCCTACAAGGAGATGCGCAAGATCGAGGCCGAGATCAACATGCGCCGTGGCGAGGCGGATATCCGTTCCGTCATCCCGCTCACTAACTTTCGGGGCATTGAAATCCGGCACTTCTCCTGCGAGATCGCCCGGCTGGCCCTCATCATTGCCGAATACCAGTGCAACGTGCTTTACCGGGGCCAGCAACTTGCCCTCGCTGAATTTCTGCCGCTCGAAGCGGCCAACTGGATTACGTGTGGCAATGCTTTGCGCATTGACTGGTTAAGTGTCTGCCCTCCAACAGAGAAGGGTGTAAAAAATCGCAGCGAGGATTTGATCGAGACGCTCTTGAATCAGGCTGAGATTGATTTCGAAAACGAAGGTGGGGAGACATATATTTGTGGGAACCCCCCATATCTGGGTTCGACTTGGCAAACCGATGGACAAAAATCAGAACTGAAAGCCATCTTTGCCGCGCGCACGAAAAACTGGAAATCGCTGGATTACGTCGCTGGCTGGTTCATCAAAGCTGCCGATTATGGCACTCACACCAGGTCGTCCGCTGCTTTTGTGTCAACCAATTCCATCTGCCAAGGCGCACAGGTACCAATTCTTTGGCCACTGATTTTTGCCAGCGGCCACCAGATTAGTTTCGCACACACCTCGTTCAAGTGGGCTAATCTCGCCAGCCACAACGCGGGCGTTACGGTGACTATCGTTGCCATCAGCAATCACCCTAACAAATGGCGGCGCCTTTTTTCTGTAGCCGATGACGACTCAACAATCGAAAAGCAAATCGAGTTCATCAATGCCTATCTCGTGCCAGGACAGGATGTGATTGTCTCACCATTGTCCAAGCCCGCAGATGAGCGGGGTTTGATGGAGTGGGGGAACAAGCCGACGGACGGCGGCAACCTTTTTCTGACACCTGATGAACGCGATGCTGTTGTGAGTGAATCACCGAAAGCGACGCGATTCATCAAGCGATTTCTGGGCGCTCAGGAGTTTATTCGAGGTGAGCAACGCTATTGCCTTTGGATTGAGGATGCAGAGCGCGCCGAGGCCGAAGCAATTCCCGAGCTTAAGCGGCGGATCACTGAGGTCGCCAAAATGCGAGCAGAAAGCAAGGCTGCGGAAACCAGACCAGCAGCAGCTTTTCCACATCGTTTTCGTCAAATCCAGTCGATCGCCGGGATCTATTCCCTAGTCGTGGCCCGGGTTAGTTCGGAAAACCGCGAATACCTGCCAATCGGATTGGAGGACAACCTAACTATCATCGGTGACCGAAATTTTGCCCTCTATGACGCCCCACTCTGGAACATGGCTCTCATCGCTTCCCGGCTTCATTGGGTCTGGATTGGTACAGTTTGCGTGCGGCTGGAAATGCGCTTTTCCTACTCCAACACCCTGGGCTGGAACACCTTTCCTGTTCCCACGCTAACCGAGCAAAACAAAGCCGACCTGACGCGCTGCGCGGAGGACATTCTGCTGGCCCGTGAGGCGCATTTCCCGGCGACGATTGCCGATCTTTATGATCCTGAGACCATGCCCGCCGATTTGCGGGCTGCGCATGAGCGCAACGATGAGACGCTGGAGCGCATTTACATTGGCCGCCGGTTCAAGAATGACACGGAAAGGCTGGAGAAGCTGTTTGAGCTTTATACCCAGATGACCGCTGCGGAAAAGAAGGCTCCGCAAAAAGCCGAGACAAGGAGGAAAAGGCATGAAGCAAAAAACTAA
- a CDS encoding PDDEXK nuclease domain-containing protein yields the protein MKQKTNGLTEPPDDYAGWLVELKARIHTARQRATLAVNRELVLLYWQIGRDILARQAAQGWGAKVIERLAHDLRTAFPEMKGFSRANLMYMRAFAEAWPEGKFVQQPVAQLGKEAIVQQAVGQIEPWEIVHQAGAQFEVDGILQAPLAQLPWGHHCVLLDKLKTRDDRYWYLRNAIEHNWSRNILVMQIESRLLERSGAAVTNFNLTLPKPQSDLARESLKDPYRFDFLGLTEEAQEREIENALVKHVTDFLLELGAGFAFVGRQVLLDVGGEEFFMDLLFYHLKLRCYVVIELKAGKFKPEHLGQLSFYLTAVDAQVKHPQDAPTIGLLLCKSKNKVVAEYALRDKAQPLGVAEYQLVESLPPELQTSLPSIEQIESELAGDDLPDEEEKG from the coding sequence ATGAAGCAAAAAACTAACGGTCTTACAGAGCCGCCAGATGATTATGCCGGCTGGCTTGTGGAACTGAAGGCGCGTATTCACACGGCCCGGCAGCGTGCCACCCTGGCGGTGAACCGGGAACTGGTGCTGCTCTATTGGCAGATAGGCCGGGATATCCTGGCCCGACAGGCAGCTCAGGGCTGGGGTGCAAAGGTGATTGAAAGATTGGCGCATGACCTGCGCACCGCCTTCCCGGAGATGAAGGGTTTTTCCCGGGCAAACCTGATGTACATGCGGGCTTTTGCCGAGGCCTGGCCGGAGGGGAAATTTGTGCAGCAGCCTGTTGCACAATTGGGGAAAGAAGCAATTGTCCAACAGGCTGTTGGACAAATTGAACCGTGGGAAATTGTGCACCAAGCTGGTGCACAATTTGAAGTGGACGGAATCCTGCAAGCCCCCCTTGCACAATTGCCTTGGGGCCATCACTGCGTCCTTCTCGACAAGCTCAAGACCCGTGATGACCGGTATTGGTATTTGAGAAACGCCATTGAGCACAACTGGTCGCGCAACATCCTGGTGATGCAAATCGAATCCCGCCTGCTGGAACGCAGCGGCGCGGCTGTGACCAACTTTAACCTCACCCTGCCAAAGCCGCAGTCCGATCTGGCACGGGAATCCCTCAAGGATCCGTATCGCTTCGACTTTCTGGGGCTGACCGAAGAAGCGCAGGAACGGGAGATCGAAAATGCACTGGTTAAACACGTCACCGATTTCCTGCTGGAACTTGGGGCGGGCTTTGCTTTCGTCGGTCGGCAGGTGCTGCTGGATGTGGGGGGGGAGGAGTTCTTTATGGATCTACTCTTCTACCACCTGAAGCTGCGCTGTTATGTGGTGATTGAGCTGAAGGCCGGAAAGTTCAAGCCTGAGCATCTGGGGCAATTGAGTTTTTATCTGACGGCGGTGGATGCCCAGGTAAAGCACCCCCAGGACGCCCCGACCATCGGCCTGCTGCTGTGCAAGAGCAAAAACAAGGTGGTGGCCGAATACGCCCTGCGCGACAAGGCGCAGCCGTTGGGCGTGGCCGAATACCAACTGGTGGAATCCCTGCCGCCTGAACTCCAAACCAGTCTGCCGAGCATTGAGCAGATCGAAAGTGAACTGGCGGGTGATGACTTGCCAGATGAGGAGGAAAAAGGATGA
- a CDS encoding DEAD/DEAH box helicase produces the protein MSSPNPIPSVSVTYATDGSSTQANSLGMRPMQEQAYQKRGEQYLLIKSPPASGKSRALMFIALDKLVNQKLKQAIVVVPERSIGASFQNEPLSKSGFFADWKVEGKWNLCDAAGSENGSKVEAVRKFLDSEDKVLVCTHATFRFAMEKLGAEAFDERLIAVDEFHHISANPDNRLGEHVRQLMARDKTHLVAMTGSYFRGDAEAVLHPDDESKFDTVTYTYYQQLNGYQYLKQLDIGYFFYSGSYVDDITKVLDSDLKTILHIPHVASRESTRRGKDTEVSEILGTLGTWKGKDPVTGFDLVERADGRLLKIADLVDDGPDRHAKVLAALKDPSQKNNRDHVDIIIALGMAKEGFDWIWCEHALTVGYRSSLTEIIQIIGRATRDAPGKTRARFTNLIAEPDASEQAVTEAVNDTLKAIAASLLMEQVLAPRFEFKPKNPNNAPTPGYDYGPGGYDPEKTNVGYNPTTGQIQLEIKGLAEPKSKEAERICREDLNELVAAFVQDKPSLEKGLFAGEELVPEELTQVRMGKIIQEKFPNLDTEDREAVRQHAIAALNFVQQAKKVLNDGDGASGSGKGLGGEESKNTALIDGVRKFVNVRELDIDLIDRINPFGEAYAILAKSMSEERLKMVAEVIAAKRTALTPDEARELAVRAVRFKKERGRLPSVTAQDPWEKRMAEGAAAFVRFKDEGRYE, from the coding sequence ATGAGCAGTCCCAACCCGATTCCCTCTGTCTCCGTCACCTACGCCACGGATGGCAGTTCCACGCAGGCCAACTCGCTGGGCATGAGGCCCATGCAGGAGCAGGCCTACCAAAAGCGGGGAGAGCAGTACCTGCTTATCAAATCTCCTCCGGCCTCCGGGAAGAGCCGGGCGCTGATGTTCATCGCGCTGGACAAACTGGTGAACCAAAAGCTGAAGCAGGCCATTGTGGTGGTACCGGAGCGCTCCATCGGAGCCAGCTTCCAAAACGAACCGCTGAGCAAGTCTGGTTTTTTTGCCGACTGGAAAGTGGAAGGGAAGTGGAACCTGTGTGATGCGGCAGGTTCTGAAAATGGGAGCAAGGTGGAGGCGGTGAGAAAGTTTCTGGACAGCGAGGACAAGGTGCTGGTCTGCACTCACGCGACTTTCCGTTTCGCCATGGAAAAACTGGGTGCGGAAGCCTTTGATGAACGCCTGATCGCTGTGGACGAATTTCACCATATTTCGGCCAATCCAGACAATCGGTTAGGCGAACACGTGCGCCAACTCATGGCCCGTGACAAGACGCACCTCGTGGCCATGACCGGCTCCTACTTCCGGGGGGATGCGGAGGCGGTCCTGCACCCGGATGATGAATCCAAGTTTGATACGGTCACTTACACTTATTATCAGCAGCTCAATGGCTACCAGTACCTGAAGCAGCTCGATATTGGTTATTTCTTCTACAGCGGCAGTTATGTGGACGACATCACGAAGGTGCTGGACTCCGATCTCAAGACCATCCTGCACATCCCTCATGTGGCCTCCCGTGAAAGCACGAGGCGGGGAAAAGACACGGAGGTCAGCGAGATACTCGGAACGCTGGGGACTTGGAAAGGGAAGGACCCGGTGACGGGGTTTGATCTGGTGGAACGCGCGGATGGACGCCTCCTCAAAATAGCTGATTTGGTGGATGATGGCCCCGACCGGCATGCCAAAGTGCTAGCGGCGCTCAAAGATCCGTCCCAAAAGAACAACCGGGATCACGTGGATATCATCATCGCGCTGGGGATGGCCAAGGAGGGCTTCGACTGGATCTGGTGCGAGCACGCGCTGACGGTGGGCTACCGCTCCAGCCTGACGGAGATCATTCAAATCATCGGCCGGGCCACGCGTGATGCGCCGGGCAAGACGCGGGCGCGTTTCACCAATCTCATCGCCGAGCCGGATGCGAGCGAACAGGCAGTGACGGAGGCGGTGAATGACACGCTGAAGGCCATCGCTGCGAGCCTGCTCATGGAGCAGGTGCTGGCCCCCCGCTTCGAGTTCAAACCGAAGAACCCGAACAATGCCCCGACGCCAGGGTATGATTACGGTCCGGGAGGCTACGACCCTGAAAAGACGAACGTGGGTTACAATCCGACGACGGGACAAATCCAACTGGAGATCAAAGGCCTGGCAGAGCCTAAGAGCAAGGAAGCCGAGCGTATCTGCCGGGAAGATCTGAATGAACTGGTGGCGGCTTTTGTGCAGGACAAACCCTCGCTGGAAAAAGGTTTGTTTGCCGGTGAGGAATTGGTGCCGGAGGAACTGACCCAGGTGCGTATGGGCAAGATCATCCAGGAGAAGTTTCCCAATCTGGATACCGAGGATCGGGAAGCGGTGCGGCAGCATGCCATCGCCGCGCTCAACTTTGTTCAGCAGGCCAAGAAGGTACTGAACGATGGGGATGGTGCCAGCGGCAGCGGCAAGGGCCTGGGCGGTGAGGAAAGCAAAAACACGGCGCTCATTGATGGGGTGCGGAAATTTGTAAATGTGCGGGAACTGGACATTGACCTGATTGACCGGATCAACCCCTTTGGTGAGGCCTATGCCATTCTGGCCAAATCCATGAGCGAGGAGCGGCTGAAGATGGTGGCGGAAGTCATTGCTGCCAAACGCACCGCGCTGACGCCGGATGAGGCCAGGGAGCTGGCGGTGCGGGCAGTGCGGTTCAAGAAAGAACGGGGGCGTCTGCCATCCGTCACCGCACAAGATCCATGGGAAAAACGTATGGCCGAAGGTGCGGCGGCCTTCGTTCGTTTTAAAGATGAAGGACGATATGAGTGA
- a CDS encoding GIY-YIG nuclease family protein, translated as MSEIDLDELRSELDDFALPEKAGGSSAREQRIIAGFEEIERFVEQHGRRPEHGEDRDIFERLYAVRLERLRASQECREVLKGRDSRGLLRSAHAHGTETGGVQEEVAEYRVGAAVEAVPSDDELLNALRGEDVPGHDLTQLRHVRSREEIRAAEEVAQRNPCNDFDVFRPIFEVVQHELATGKRQTLKYKDNADVKNGDLFILDGQKVIVADMGEPFVSDYGRPDRRLRVIYDNGTESDLLVRSLQRALNKDKASRRITEPDLGPLFSDEEAEGDLSAGVIYVLRSLSENSFIAKNRSVIHKIGVTGGDVGKRIVNAKKDPTYLLADVEVVELFKLVHINRKLLEAMIHKFFASARLDMELKDRFGGQVEPREWFLVPLPVIEEAIQKLREGSIGNYRYDPATAQIVEV; from the coding sequence ATGAGTGAGATTGATCTGGATGAACTGAGGTCCGAGCTGGACGACTTTGCGCTGCCTGAAAAGGCGGGCGGAAGTTCGGCGCGGGAACAGCGGATCATTGCGGGGTTCGAGGAGATCGAGCGATTTGTCGAGCAGCACGGCAGGCGGCCTGAGCATGGCGAGGACCGGGACATCTTTGAGCGGCTGTATGCCGTGCGATTGGAGCGGCTGCGTGCATCCCAGGAATGCCGGGAAGTGCTGAAAGGCCGTGACTCCCGTGGTCTGCTGAGAAGTGCGCATGCCCATGGAACGGAAACTGGCGGGGTCCAGGAAGAGGTGGCTGAATATCGTGTGGGTGCCGCTGTGGAGGCGGTGCCTTCCGATGATGAACTGCTGAATGCGCTACGCGGAGAGGATGTCCCCGGACATGACCTGACCCAGCTCAGGCATGTGCGGTCCCGCGAGGAAATCCGCGCAGCAGAAGAAGTGGCGCAGAGAAATCCATGCAACGATTTCGATGTGTTCCGACCGATCTTCGAGGTGGTTCAGCATGAGCTGGCGACAGGAAAACGGCAGACCCTGAAATACAAGGACAATGCCGACGTGAAGAATGGGGACCTCTTCATCCTAGACGGCCAGAAGGTGATCGTGGCGGATATGGGAGAACCGTTTGTCAGTGACTACGGGCGGCCCGACCGCAGGCTGAGAGTGATCTATGACAACGGCACCGAAAGTGACCTGCTGGTGCGCTCGCTCCAACGGGCCTTGAACAAGGACAAGGCCAGCCGCCGAATTACGGAGCCGGATTTAGGCCCGCTTTTTTCAGATGAAGAGGCGGAGGGTGATCTTTCCGCCGGTGTGATTTATGTGCTTCGTAGCCTGTCAGAGAATTCCTTTATCGCCAAAAACCGGTCTGTGATTCATAAAATTGGAGTCACGGGAGGAGATGTCGGGAAACGGATCGTCAACGCCAAAAAGGATCCGACGTACTTGCTGGCGGATGTGGAAGTGGTGGAGCTGTTCAAGCTAGTGCACATCAACCGCAAACTGTTAGAGGCTATGATTCACAAATTCTTTGCGAGTGCCCGCCTGGATATGGAACTGAAGGACCGGTTTGGCGGACAGGTGGAGCCGAGGGAGTGGTTTTTGGTGCCCCTGCCAGTGATTGAGGAGGCCATTCAAAAACTCCGGGAGGGCAGTATTGGAAATTACCGATATGATCCTGCAACGGCGCAGATTGTGGAGGTATGA
- a CDS encoding choice-of-anchor A family protein yields MKAASSLTLFSMVLIALFVGASASPAQTLDFQNYNAIIFNNLNTTSDIEGRTFVGNDFTGSNSANLGNHLPNGLATGDRSFVVGNNLVSGNPLNLQRGSLYIDGSTNGRIINFNGGGSVVVDHGIDAQLSAIKDYSISQSMALQSLAADSIVTLPSGGQPGPTKFMATAGADGVAVFHVNAADIFSNSLGQQFELIADAQTTSVVINVSGTSVNWTNGNMVGQFTSNYWQGNVMWNFYEATTINLNSFNFNGAILAPEASITTRGNIDGLVVANNLTTSAEVHLPDSNSATPYAFDGYTAPVPEPGGAIFLVAAAGVILITRNRRLWV; encoded by the coding sequence ATGAAAGCTGCCTCCTCCCTCACCCTTTTCAGCATGGTGCTGATCGCGCTCTTTGTTGGAGCTAGTGCGTCCCCGGCGCAGACGTTGGATTTCCAGAATTACAACGCGATCATTTTCAATAACCTGAACACGACCTCGGACATCGAGGGGCGGACGTTTGTGGGGAATGATTTCACTGGCAGCAATTCAGCCAACCTCGGCAATCACCTGCCGAATGGTCTGGCCACAGGCGACCGCAGCTTTGTGGTGGGGAATAATCTGGTGAGCGGGAACCCGCTGAACCTTCAGCGCGGCAGCCTCTACATCGATGGCAGCACGAATGGCCGGATCATCAATTTTAATGGTGGTGGCTCGGTGGTGGTGGATCACGGCATTGATGCGCAGCTTTCCGCGATTAAGGACTATTCCATTTCCCAGTCCATGGCGCTGCAAAGCCTGGCTGCGGATAGCATCGTGACGCTGCCTTCTGGCGGGCAGCCGGGCCCGACGAAGTTCATGGCCACGGCGGGTGCGGATGGGGTGGCTGTTTTCCATGTGAATGCGGCGGACATTTTTTCCAACTCGCTAGGGCAGCAGTTTGAGCTGATCGCCGATGCGCAGACGACGAGTGTGGTGATCAATGTCAGCGGCACCTCGGTGAACTGGACGAATGGCAACATGGTGGGCCAGTTTACCAGCAACTACTGGCAGGGAAATGTGATGTGGAACTTCTATGAGGCGACCACCATTAACCTGAATTCCTTCAACTTTAATGGGGCTATCCTGGCTCCTGAGGCGTCCATCACCACGCGTGGCAATATTGACGGTCTGGTGGTGGCCAATAATCTGACGACGAGTGCTGAGGTGCACCTGCCGGATAGCAATAGCGCGACGCCATACGCCTTTGATGGATACACGGCTCCAGTGCCTGAACCGGGTGGTGCGATCTTCCTGGTGGCGGCTGCCGGGGTGATCTTGATCACGCGTAATCGCCGCCTGTGGGTGTGA
- a CDS encoding TetR/AcrR family transcriptional regulator, with the protein MPPVSANSRLPSDERRGRILDAALKVFAERGFHGATTRELARAAGVSEALMFRHFPTKEDLYLALQSHCCQAKAGEKAEMLGRLDDSTASLVMLVHYMMAKMLRPVHAVPEEEQALHRLLANSLIEDGKFARGFMERVGREFVVKLEACLAAAVRAGDAVVSPVKAGVGGWFVQHFAAMLMLNEMPGEPVVVLDAERASQVEQAVWFALLGLGLKPESIQALYHPQAYALLMS; encoded by the coding sequence GTGCCACCTGTATCCGCCAACTCCCGACTGCCGAGCGATGAACGCCGGGGCCGTATCCTGGATGCTGCGCTGAAGGTCTTTGCCGAGCGCGGTTTTCATGGGGCGACGACACGGGAACTGGCGCGCGCGGCGGGAGTGTCCGAGGCGCTGATGTTCCGGCATTTCCCCACGAAGGAAGATCTGTATCTGGCGCTGCAATCCCACTGCTGCCAGGCGAAGGCCGGGGAAAAGGCGGAGATGCTGGGGCGGCTGGATGACTCCACCGCCTCCTTGGTGATGCTGGTGCATTACATGATGGCCAAAATGCTGCGTCCGGTGCATGCGGTGCCGGAGGAGGAGCAGGCTCTGCACCGCCTGCTGGCGAACAGCCTGATCGAGGATGGCAAGTTCGCCCGAGGTTTCATGGAGAGGGTGGGCCGCGAATTTGTGGTCAAACTGGAGGCCTGCCTCGCGGCTGCGGTCCGGGCTGGGGACGCCGTGGTTTCTCCAGTGAAGGCAGGTGTGGGCGGCTGGTTTGTACAGCACTTCGCCGCCATGCTGATGCTCAATGAAATGCCGGGGGAGCCCGTGGTGGTGCTGGATGCTGAGCGCGCCTCGCAGGTGGAGCAGGCGGTGTGGTTCGCGCTGCTGGGCCTGGGCCTCAAGCCGGAGTCGATCCAGGCTCTTTATCACCCCCAAGCCTATGCTCTGCTGATGAGCTGA